One segment of Chryseobacterium turcicum DNA contains the following:
- a CDS encoding YihY/virulence factor BrkB family protein, which yields MLKEIKFFWETVKATFTEWNNSSASNDSASLAYYAIFSIPGLLIIIIWIAGYFFGEEAIRGQISTQISGLMGQDVAKSIQDMIAGALIDKENIFMKIVGVGSLVYGSTTLFFQLQKSLNNLWDVEAAPKKALVKFLLDRANSLGMILILGFLLMITMVLSSLIGLFNNFITTYFGLETYIIVEIINFTVGFLVIVVLFALMFKVLPDVEISWKSVWKGALLTAVLFTLGKFLLSLYFGQFKPTSAFGTAGTVILIMMWINYSCMLIFFGAEFTKVYTYRKGYKIVPSKHAKWSSAKLYRDSQNETRISNQKNETPKFSNSDV from the coding sequence ATGCTTAAAGAAATCAAATTTTTCTGGGAAACCGTGAAAGCGACCTTTACAGAATGGAATAATTCATCAGCTTCTAACGATTCAGCGAGTCTGGCTTATTATGCGATTTTCTCTATTCCTGGTTTGTTAATCATCATTATTTGGATTGCAGGGTATTTCTTTGGGGAAGAAGCCATTCGCGGGCAAATCAGTACTCAAATCAGCGGATTGATGGGTCAGGATGTTGCCAAAAGCATTCAGGATATGATTGCCGGTGCACTCATTGATAAAGAAAATATTTTCATGAAAATTGTGGGTGTCGGCTCATTGGTTTATGGTTCTACTACTCTATTTTTTCAGTTACAGAAATCTTTGAATAATCTTTGGGATGTAGAAGCTGCCCCTAAAAAAGCTTTAGTAAAATTTCTTTTAGACCGTGCCAATTCATTAGGGATGATTTTGATTTTAGGATTTCTGCTCATGATTACCATGGTTTTATCATCCTTAATTGGACTCTTTAATAATTTTATCACCACCTATTTTGGTCTTGAAACTTATATCATTGTAGAAATTATTAATTTCACGGTAGGATTTTTAGTGATTGTTGTGCTTTTTGCCTTAATGTTTAAAGTACTTCCTGATGTAGAAATCAGCTGGAAATCAGTATGGAAAGGGGCATTATTAACCGCTGTCCTGTTTACTTTAGGTAAATTTTTACTGAGTCTTTATTTTGGACAGTTTAAACCTACCTCAGCATTTGGAACTGCCGGTACCGTTATTTTAATTATGATGTGGATTAATTATTCGTGTATGTTGATTTTCTTCGGTGCCGAATTTACAAAAGTCTACACTTATCGAAAAGGCTATAAAATTGTCCCTTCAAAACACGCAAAATGGAGCAGTGCAAAACTGTATAGAGACAGCCAAAATGAGACTCGTATTTCTAATCAGAAAAATGAAACGCCTAAATTTAGTAATTCAGACGTTTAA
- the argS gene encoding arginine--tRNA ligase yields the protein MNIKDILEQKLADVILNVYQLKDINLEIQENKTEFEGDFTIVTFPLVKQLKKNPESIGVELGEALTTQTELLESFNVVKGFLNVKVQNQFFVDQFTSVTEGFSTIEKKNATVMVEYSSPNTNKPLHLGHIRNNLLGFSVAQILEEAGYDVLKAQIINDRGIHICKSMLAWEKFGNGETPATHHIKGDKFVGNYYVKFDQEYKKEIAALIEQGLSEDQAKKEAPLMKEAQQMLLDWENGDEKVRSLWAEMNSWVYEGFNQTYSRLGVSFDQIQYESNTYILGKDLIQEGLDKGVLYKKEDGSVWCDLTEDGLDEKLLLRSDGTSVYMTQDLGTAVERFKENNIQKLIYTVGNEQDYHFQVLFKILGKLGYEWANQLYHLSYGMVELPNGKMKSREGTVVDADDLMQDMFDIAKSKSEELGKLENFTEEEKNENYENVGIGALKYFMLKVDPKKKMLFNPEESIDFNGNTGPFIQYTFARIQSLLAKANFEYKEINDIELNQSEKELIMQLANYKGIVEKAAEVLSPALVANYLYDLVKSYNSFYQSNPILKTEDENLKQFRLNLSDLTAKTIKKSLSLLGIGTVNRM from the coding sequence ATGAATATTAAAGATATATTAGAACAAAAATTGGCAGACGTTATTCTTAATGTCTATCAGTTGAAAGATATCAACCTTGAAATTCAGGAGAATAAAACTGAATTTGAGGGAGATTTTACCATCGTTACTTTTCCTTTGGTAAAACAATTGAAGAAAAACCCTGAAAGCATTGGTGTAGAACTGGGTGAAGCTTTAACGACTCAAACCGAATTGCTTGAAAGCTTCAATGTGGTAAAAGGATTTTTAAATGTAAAAGTTCAGAACCAGTTTTTTGTAGACCAGTTTACCTCTGTTACTGAAGGTTTTTCAACAATAGAAAAGAAAAATGCAACTGTGATGGTAGAGTATTCTTCACCGAATACCAACAAACCACTTCACTTAGGGCATATCAGAAATAATTTATTAGGTTTTTCTGTAGCACAGATTCTTGAGGAAGCCGGATATGATGTATTAAAAGCTCAGATTATCAACGATAGAGGAATTCATATCTGTAAGTCGATGTTGGCTTGGGAGAAATTTGGTAATGGAGAAACTCCGGCAACTCATCATATTAAAGGCGATAAGTTTGTAGGGAATTATTACGTAAAATTTGACCAAGAGTATAAAAAAGAAATTGCTGCTTTGATAGAGCAGGGACTTTCTGAAGATCAAGCTAAAAAAGAGGCTCCTTTAATGAAAGAAGCTCAGCAAATGCTTTTAGATTGGGAAAATGGAGACGAAAAAGTAAGAAGTCTTTGGGCTGAAATGAACTCGTGGGTGTATGAAGGGTTTAATCAAACTTACAGCAGACTTGGGGTAAGTTTTGACCAGATTCAATACGAGAGCAATACGTACATTTTAGGGAAAGACCTTATTCAGGAAGGTTTGGATAAAGGAGTACTGTACAAGAAAGAAGACGGTTCGGTTTGGTGCGATTTAACTGAAGACGGTTTAGATGAGAAATTATTACTTCGTTCAGACGGTACTTCTGTCTATATGACTCAGGATTTGGGTACAGCGGTAGAGCGTTTTAAAGAAAACAATATTCAGAAACTTATTTATACGGTAGGAAACGAGCAGGATTATCACTTCCAGGTTTTATTTAAAATCTTAGGAAAATTAGGTTATGAATGGGCAAATCAGCTGTATCACTTATCTTACGGGATGGTAGAACTTCCAAACGGAAAAATGAAATCCCGTGAAGGAACTGTAGTAGATGCGGATGATTTGATGCAGGATATGTTTGATATTGCTAAATCTAAATCTGAAGAACTAGGGAAATTAGAAAACTTTACTGAAGAGGAAAAGAATGAAAACTACGAAAACGTAGGAATCGGAGCCTTGAAGTATTTCATGTTGAAAGTTGATCCTAAGAAAAAAATGCTTTTCAATCCTGAAGAGAGTATTGATTTTAATGGAAATACGGGGCCTTTCATTCAGTACACTTTTGCACGTATTCAGTCTTTATTGGCTAAAGCAAATTTTGAATATAAAGAAATTAATGATATTGAACTGAATCAGTCTGAAAAAGAATTGATAATGCAGTTGGCAAATTATAAAGGTATTGTTGAAAAAGCGGCTGAAGTTTTAAGTCCGGCTTTGGTTGCGAATTATCTTTATGATTTGGTTAAATCATATAATTCATTTTATCAAAGTAATCCGATATTAAAAACTGAGGATGAGAATTTAAAACAATTCCGTTTGAATTTATCAGATCTCACGGCAAAAACGATAAAAAAATCATTAAGCTTACTGGGAATAGGTACTGTAAACAGAATGTAA
- a CDS encoding SusD/RagB family nutrient-binding outer membrane lipoprotein yields the protein MKKIAIILSVAAFSMISNSCSDKFDEIDINPNSTDKPLTYGIFNSANKELMDNTRDEWQSGRIVLPWVQYSAQTGYTEEDRYQYRLSTGVSLWSFSYRVAQDYKQIIDLNTNPATKVQMVTYGPNENQIAASRIMLSYVFLTLADSFGDIPYYSFGNQDADFQALNIDVTLQPKFASQKKVYTDILKELKEASEMIDTNEVVFTQGDALFGSGEKLKKFANSLRLRVATRVKGVIPSAQTHINEAIASGVMTSNADNVGLTYENNLVNPSPLFNDFRERSDFAISKTFINLLKGTTGNFGLDKRLFKYASPVGATQTMILNNAVTESTNPADYNGMPYGIPSSLTASQTASANFFSTNILKPAYTEILMEYSEVQFLLAEANGWSQANYTNGVRASMERWGVPVVDITAYINNLPPASQQNVLTQKYIALFMQPYEAWAEYRRTGYPNTLLLPGQTANLNVATTGGQTTYTFTSLIAGLTDLPTRLFYPTSVQTLNTTNYQAAASAIGGDKMNTKLIWDIN from the coding sequence ATGAAAAAAATAGCTATAATATTATCGGTCGCAGCTTTTTCAATGATTTCCAATAGTTGCTCAGACAAGTTTGATGAAATAGATATTAACCCCAATTCTACAGATAAACCTCTTACATATGGTATTTTCAACAGTGCTAATAAAGAACTGATGGATAATACCAGAGACGAATGGCAATCTGGGAGAATTGTATTGCCTTGGGTACAATATTCTGCTCAGACAGGATATACTGAAGAAGACCGTTATCAATACAGGCTTTCTACCGGAGTATCATTATGGAGTTTTTCTTACCGTGTAGCACAGGATTATAAGCAAATAATAGATTTGAATACAAACCCTGCAACAAAAGTTCAGATGGTTACTTATGGTCCAAATGAAAATCAAATTGCAGCTTCAAGAATCATGCTTTCTTACGTTTTCCTTACTTTGGCAGATTCTTTCGGCGATATTCCCTATTACTCATTCGGTAATCAGGATGCTGATTTTCAGGCTCTCAATATTGATGTTACCTTGCAACCGAAATTTGCAAGCCAGAAAAAAGTATATACAGATATTTTAAAAGAGTTGAAAGAAGCTTCTGAAATGATTGATACAAACGAAGTTGTTTTTACTCAAGGTGATGCATTATTTGGATCGGGAGAAAAGCTTAAAAAGTTTGCTAATTCTTTAAGATTACGTGTAGCAACGAGAGTAAAGGGAGTTATTCCAAGTGCTCAAACTCATATTAATGAAGCTATTGCATCTGGAGTAATGACTTCAAATGCAGATAATGTGGGATTAACTTATGAGAATAATTTGGTAAATCCTTCTCCTTTATTTAATGATTTTCGTGAAAGATCAGATTTTGCAATTTCCAAAACATTTATAAATTTATTAAAGGGAACTACGGGAAATTTTGGGTTAGACAAAAGATTATTTAAGTATGCAAGTCCGGTTGGTGCTACTCAGACAATGATTCTAAACAATGCAGTTACCGAATCGACAAATCCTGCAGATTACAATGGCATGCCTTATGGAATTCCTAGTTCATTAACTGCAAGTCAAACTGCCTCTGCTAATTTTTTCAGTACCAATATTTTAAAGCCTGCCTACACAGAAATCTTAATGGAATATTCTGAAGTTCAGTTTTTGTTAGCAGAAGCAAATGGTTGGTCTCAAGCTAATTATACCAACGGGGTGAGGGCTTCAATGGAAAGATGGGGCGTTCCAGTAGTAGATATTACCGCATATATTAACAATTTACCTCCTGCTTCTCAGCAAAACGTATTGACACAAAAATATATTGCATTGTTTATGCAACCTTACGAAGCATGGGCAGAATATAGAAGAACAGGTTATCCAAATACATTATTGCTACCAGGACAAACTGCTAATTTGAACGTTGCTACGACAGGTGGTCAAACTACATATACATTTACATCACTTATTGCCGGGTTAACAGATTTGCCGACGAGATTATTTTATCCTACTTCCGTTCAAACATTAAATACAACTAATTATCAAGCTGCAGCCAGTGCAATTGGAGGAGATAAAATGAATACTAAACTTATTTGGGACATTAATTAA
- a CDS encoding SusC/RagA family TonB-linked outer membrane protein: MKKLTAGVLILVLSSSFVVAQAQIKPGDSLKTQEIEGVVVTALGIKREKKALGYASQEIKGDVISDAGQTNAVSALSGNVAGVQVTAPSTMGGSTRITMRGISSITGENRPLIIVDGVPLDNSNVNDVDTQRGAGGRDYGDASFDINPDDIESVTVLKGGPAAALYGSRAGNGAILYTTKSAKKGKTDVQFNTGVAFEEIYIRPKLQNQYGGGSQFTLPTQSINGTTYNIQEYQTDASWGPKYDPNLMYLPWYAFDPEFSADYLKPVPFIAPKNDVDSFFKTGVAYTNNLSVAKSFGDTNVRLSYTNTNINGIVPTSKIKKDNFSINLNSKLSEKLKADAVLNYVHTEGFNRPEVGYGDNSVAQKFYQFGQRNLDFVKLMDYKLADGSQRTWNRTSWDNAAPKYSDNPYWTIFENTSADSRNRFFGNAGLTYNIDKHFYITGKVYADLYSQNISSRVAVGSQAISNYTLEKRNVSEFNYEGRAHYNNNFGDFSLNAFAGFNIRDNKMSWLRGTTVGGLIIPGLYNLNNGIENSLATNYDSHSSVKSVFGSVSLGYKDMLFVEGTGRNDWFSMLNDDQFYPSVTGSFVFSKVLNADWLSFGKIRAGWSNIALGTDPYNRLTYTEIGLPFNGSPQYSNPNTSNDPNIKPELKVTQEIGIEASLFKNRVSLDFTYYDTKSKDLIIALPIDPATGYLFKRINAGEMTNKGIEAMVNVVPIRNENFSWNVTWNFARNRNRLVNLYGDLQNYVLTNAPFRAQLVAQVGQAYGTILGTDFVYDGNGNKVVDENGFYKASDLKSLGSILPEYNMGFRNTLKYKSLSLSFLIDIQQGGKYFSTTHMWGMYSGMLEESALGGNREAGIVLAGVKEDGTQNDILLDAQTWGSTYYNTVDAQNVFDASYIKLRDVTIGYELPKSLIGNVFEGIRISAFARNVFAWNLANKGIDPENTSYGSGNIQGMEGGSLPSTRTFGFNVNFKF; encoded by the coding sequence ATGAAGAAATTAACCGCAGGGGTGCTAATTTTAGTACTTTCCTCGTCTTTTGTGGTTGCACAAGCGCAAATAAAGCCGGGAGATTCCCTAAAAACACAAGAAATCGAAGGTGTAGTTGTTACTGCACTAGGAATTAAGAGAGAAAAAAAAGCTTTAGGATATGCTTCTCAAGAAATCAAAGGTGATGTAATTTCTGATGCAGGACAAACGAATGCGGTAAGTGCCTTATCAGGAAATGTTGCCGGAGTTCAAGTTACTGCTCCCAGTACGATGGGAGGTTCTACTAGAATTACAATGCGTGGAATCAGCTCTATTACTGGAGAAAACAGACCATTAATTATTGTTGATGGTGTTCCTTTGGATAATTCAAACGTAAACGATGTAGATACACAGAGAGGAGCAGGTGGTAGAGATTATGGAGACGCTTCCTTTGACATTAATCCTGATGATATTGAAAGTGTAACTGTATTAAAGGGTGGTCCTGCAGCGGCACTTTATGGATCTAGAGCAGGAAATGGAGCTATTTTATACACAACAAAATCAGCTAAAAAAGGTAAAACTGATGTTCAGTTCAATACAGGTGTTGCGTTTGAAGAAATCTATATCAGACCAAAATTACAAAATCAATATGGAGGTGGATCTCAGTTTACTCTTCCTACTCAATCAATTAATGGAACAACGTATAATATTCAGGAATATCAGACAGATGCTTCTTGGGGACCAAAATATGATCCCAATCTTATGTATCTTCCTTGGTATGCGTTTGATCCTGAATTTTCCGCTGATTACTTAAAGCCCGTTCCATTTATTGCACCGAAAAACGATGTAGATTCTTTCTTTAAAACAGGTGTCGCCTATACCAATAATTTATCGGTTGCAAAATCTTTTGGTGATACCAATGTGCGTTTATCTTATACAAATACTAATATCAATGGTATTGTTCCCACATCAAAAATTAAAAAAGATAATTTCAGCATCAATTTAAATTCTAAACTTTCTGAAAAATTGAAAGCAGATGCTGTATTAAATTATGTACATACTGAAGGTTTTAATAGACCTGAGGTTGGATATGGAGATAATTCAGTAGCTCAAAAATTTTATCAATTCGGACAGCGAAATTTAGATTTTGTAAAATTAATGGATTATAAATTAGCAGACGGAAGCCAAAGAACCTGGAATAGAACTTCTTGGGATAATGCCGCTCCTAAATATTCGGATAACCCTTATTGGACAATTTTCGAAAATACTTCTGCTGATAGCAGAAATCGATTTTTCGGTAATGCAGGTTTGACGTACAACATAGATAAGCATTTTTATATTACGGGTAAAGTATATGCAGATTTGTACTCACAAAATATCAGCTCAAGGGTTGCAGTTGGATCTCAAGCAATTTCAAATTATACACTTGAAAAAAGAAATGTTTCTGAGTTCAATTATGAAGGTAGAGCACACTACAATAATAATTTTGGTGATTTCAGCTTAAATGCTTTTGCTGGATTTAATATTAGAGATAATAAAATGAGTTGGCTTCGTGGTACAACTGTAGGTGGATTAATTATTCCGGGTCTTTATAATTTAAATAATGGAATAGAGAATTCTTTGGCAACAAATTATGATTCTCATTCATCTGTCAAAAGTGTTTTTGGATCGGTCTCTTTAGGATATAAAGATATGTTGTTCGTAGAGGGAACAGGAAGAAATGACTGGTTTTCAATGTTGAACGATGATCAGTTTTATCCATCAGTAACGGGTAGTTTTGTATTTTCAAAAGTATTAAATGCTGATTGGTTATCTTTTGGTAAAATTAGAGCGGGGTGGTCTAATATTGCTTTAGGAACAGATCCTTACAACAGGCTGACTTATACAGAAATAGGACTTCCGTTTAATGGTTCACCACAATATTCAAATCCAAATACATCCAATGACCCAAATATTAAACCGGAATTGAAGGTTACTCAAGAAATTGGTATTGAAGCTAGCTTATTTAAAAATAGAGTGAGTTTAGATTTCACATATTACGATACAAAATCTAAAGATTTAATTATTGCACTACCTATAGATCCTGCGACAGGTTATTTATTTAAAAGAATTAATGCGGGTGAGATGACCAATAAAGGTATTGAAGCAATGGTGAATGTAGTACCAATAAGAAATGAAAACTTTTCGTGGAACGTTACCTGGAATTTTGCCAGAAACAGAAACAGGTTAGTTAATTTGTACGGTGATTTACAAAATTATGTTCTTACGAATGCTCCATTTAGAGCACAATTAGTGGCACAGGTCGGACAGGCTTATGGTACAATTTTAGGAACCGATTTCGTTTATGATGGAAATGGCAATAAAGTTGTTGATGAAAATGGTTTCTATAAAGCTTCAGATTTAAAATCTCTAGGATCAATTCTTCCCGAATATAATATGGGATTCAGAAACACCCTAAAATATAAATCACTAAGCTTATCATTCTTGATTGATATTCAGCAAGGTGGGAAATATTTTTCTACCACTCATATGTGGGGAATGTACTCGGGAATGCTTGAAGAATCTGCTCTTGGTGGAAACAGAGAAGCAGGGATCGTACTTGCTGGTGTGAAAGAAGACGGTACCCAAAATGATATTCTTCTTGATGCTCAAACTTGGGGTAGTACTTATTACAATACCGTAGATGCTCAAAACGTTTTTGATGCAAGTTATATAAAGTTAAGAGATGTAACAATCGGATATGAGTTGCCAAAATCACTTATAGGAAATGTATTTGAAGGAATCAGAATTTCTGCATTTGCAAGAAATGTATTTGCATGGAATTTGGCAAATAAGGGTATAGATCCTGAAAATACTTCTTACGGATCTGGAAATATTCAGGGTATGGAAGGTGGTTCTTTACCATCAACAAGAACTTTTGGATTCAATGTTAACTTTAAATTTTAA
- a CDS encoding ribonuclease HII: MDLLKKWSKDYIEAGCDEVGRGCLCGPVVAAAVILDENFEQNLINDSKKLSFKTRMDLDSYIKDNVKSFAIAELPPSFIDEHNILNASIHAMHNALDKLAIRPEFILVDGNKFHPYNFIPHQCVIKGDSKFLSIAAASILAKNYRDKLMIELHEEHPEYGWNTNFGYATKKHQEALIKHGITKHHRLSFRLKYD, translated from the coding sequence ATGGATTTACTAAAAAAATGGTCAAAAGATTATATCGAAGCAGGTTGCGATGAGGTAGGAAGAGGTTGTTTGTGCGGGCCGGTAGTTGCAGCAGCAGTAATTTTAGATGAAAATTTTGAGCAAAACCTCATCAATGATTCAAAGAAATTGAGCTTTAAAACCCGAATGGATTTGGATAGTTATATTAAAGATAATGTGAAAAGTTTTGCCATTGCTGAGCTTCCGCCCTCTTTTATAGATGAGCACAATATACTGAATGCCAGCATTCATGCCATGCACAATGCTTTAGATAAACTTGCTATAAGACCTGAATTTATATTGGTAGATGGAAATAAATTTCATCCTTATAATTTTATTCCGCATCAATGCGTAATTAAAGGAGATTCTAAATTTTTGTCAATTGCAGCGGCTTCTATTTTAGCCAAGAATTATAGAGATAAATTGATGATTGAGCTTCATGAAGAACACCCCGAGTATGGATGGAATACCAACTTTGGTTATGCCACAAAAAAGCACCAGGAAGCCCTGATAAAGCATGGTATAACGAAACATCACCGTTTGTCTTTCCGATTAAAATATGACTAA
- the yidC gene encoding membrane protein insertase YidC, whose amino-acid sequence MQENKGLDKSQIISFAVLCLVLFGFMFYFQNNQQEEEKLKAEQQKTEQAKNPVKPTPAADINPNVTPNAIQVSNLANNELSLEFSSLGGQVSKVELLKYKAYDRKTDKADLPLNLITKNNSSYGFQFKDKTGKTVNTKDLVFSPVVNGNSVTLTANYNGATIQFIYTINNNPKAELKDQYTLDFKVRTQGLANVTSDNKADFIWDYRVRNLEKGRAQEQTHSEFAYAFNNYKDYDYDGRTEMNEEKETLNWIGVKQQFFSSVIEAKNGFTHSKGNQEGIEEGEYLKKLNFEGFVQMQGSELNQDFTWYFMPLDLPLLKSYDKNFDEILPLGWSFIGAMNRYFFMWLYSIIASWGISAGWVIFLMTIIVKLILSPIMYKQHKLSAMMKVIRPEIDEANAKFKDADPMKKQQATMEIYRKAGVNQMAGCLPALVQIPIFYALFRFFPNFIDLRGQGFWFAKDLTAYDDLIKLPFNVPFLGDHLSVFAIACTIVILIYTVMTSGNMQQPQQEGMPNMKVIMYIFPITFLFFLNTSASGLSWYYFVSNAINILIILVIKYVILDEKKIHAQIQANKEKPKAEGKFQKRMREMMEKAQDAQKTQEQTKGKKK is encoded by the coding sequence ATGCAAGAGAACAAAGGACTCGATAAAAGTCAGATTATTAGTTTTGCGGTTTTATGTTTGGTCCTTTTCGGATTCATGTTTTATTTTCAGAATAATCAACAGGAAGAAGAAAAGCTGAAAGCTGAGCAGCAGAAAACAGAACAAGCAAAAAATCCCGTAAAACCAACTCCGGCAGCCGATATCAATCCCAATGTAACCCCGAATGCAATTCAGGTTTCCAATTTGGCAAACAACGAGTTAAGCCTTGAGTTTTCAAGTTTGGGAGGTCAGGTTTCAAAAGTTGAACTCTTAAAGTACAAAGCATATGATCGCAAAACCGATAAGGCAGATCTTCCGCTTAATTTGATTACTAAGAATAATTCGAGCTACGGTTTTCAGTTTAAAGATAAAACAGGAAAAACGGTTAATACCAAAGATTTGGTGTTTTCTCCGGTTGTTAATGGTAATTCTGTTACGTTAACGGCAAATTACAACGGTGCAACCATTCAGTTTATTTATACGATTAATAATAATCCTAAAGCAGAGCTTAAAGATCAATATACTTTAGATTTTAAAGTAAGAACTCAAGGTCTAGCGAATGTAACTTCTGATAATAAAGCAGATTTTATTTGGGATTACCGAGTGAGAAACCTTGAAAAAGGTAGAGCTCAGGAGCAAACCCATTCAGAATTTGCGTATGCATTTAATAATTATAAAGATTATGATTATGATGGCAGAACAGAGATGAATGAGGAAAAAGAAACCCTTAATTGGATCGGTGTAAAACAGCAGTTTTTCTCATCAGTAATTGAAGCTAAAAACGGGTTTACCCACAGTAAAGGAAATCAAGAAGGTATTGAAGAAGGTGAGTATTTGAAGAAGCTTAATTTTGAAGGTTTTGTTCAGATGCAGGGAAGTGAGTTGAATCAAGATTTTACATGGTATTTCATGCCATTAGATTTGCCTTTATTAAAATCTTACGACAAAAATTTTGACGAAATTTTACCTTTAGGTTGGTCTTTCATTGGTGCAATGAACCGTTATTTCTTCATGTGGTTATACAGTATTATTGCGAGCTGGGGAATATCTGCAGGTTGGGTAATTTTCCTAATGACCATTATTGTGAAGTTGATTTTATCACCAATTATGTATAAGCAGCATAAATTGAGTGCCATGATGAAGGTAATTCGTCCGGAGATTGATGAAGCTAATGCAAAATTCAAGGATGCAGATCCTATGAAAAAGCAACAGGCTACGATGGAAATCTACAGAAAGGCAGGCGTAAATCAAATGGCGGGATGTCTTCCGGCATTGGTACAGATTCCTATTTTCTATGCATTATTTAGATTCTTTCCGAACTTTATCGACTTAAGAGGACAAGGGTTCTGGTTTGCAAAAGATCTTACAGCATATGATGATTTAATTAAATTACCATTTAATGTTCCTTTCTTAGGAGATCACTTAAGTGTTTTTGCGATTGCATGTACCATTGTGATTTTAATCTATACAGTAATGACTTCAGGAAATATGCAGCAGCCACAACAGGAGGGAATGCCAAATATGAAAGTGATTATGTATATCTTCCCGATTACATTCTTATTCTTCCTTAACACTTCTGCTTCAGGTTTATCTTGGTATTATTTTGTATCGAATGCGATTAATATCTTGATTATTCTTGTTATTAAGTATGTGATTCTGGATGAAAAGAAAATTCATGCTCAAATTCAGGCCAACAAAGAAAAGCCTAAAGCTGAAGGAAAGTTCCAAAAGCGAATGAGAGAAATGATGGAAAAGGCTCAGGATGCTCAGAAAACGCAAGAGCAAACGAAAGGCAAGAAAAAATAA